The Salinispora tropica CNB-440 genome has a window encoding:
- the leuS gene encoding leucine--tRNA ligase: protein MTEAAAPASDIPPFRYTADLADEIERRWQDTWEREGTFHAPNPTGPLADPEHPRAGAEKLYVLDMFPYPSGAGLHVGHPLGYIGTDCFARYQRMAGRNVLHAMGFDAFGLPAEQYAVQTGTHPRTTTEANIARYKAQLRRLGLAHDERRSVATIDADFYRWTQWVFLQIYNAWYDSSAKRARPIAELVAEFSGGSRRTPDGRPWGELTDAERRAVVDQHRLAYVSQAPVNWCPGLGTVLANEEVTADGRSERGNFPVFKRNLKQWMMRITAYGDRLLDDLEKLDWPEPIKLMQRNWIGRSTGAHIEFPTSAPDSDAEGEPRISVFTTRPDTIFGATYLVLAPEHDLVDTLVPTAWPAGVPQAWTGGQASPREAVAGYRKVAAAKTDLERQAETKEKTGVFIGSYATNPVTGAQIPIFIADYVLAGYGTGAIMAVPGQDERDWAFAEVFDLPIVRTVQPAEGFAGKAYTGDGLAINSATPERGLDLNGLGVAEAKARTIAWLEAGGHGSGAVTYRLRDWLFSRQRYWGEPFPIVYDETGAAIALPEELLPVELPEVDDFAPRTFDPSDAESNPETPLSRRRDWVEVELDLGDGPKRYTRETNVMPQWAGSCWYELRYLDPTNGDRFVDPEAERYWMGPRGEGDCGGTDLYVGGAEHAVLHLLYARFWHKVLYDLGHVSSFEPFRKLFNQGYIQAYAYTDARGAYVPAEEVVERSGTYYLGDVQVNREYGKMGKSLRNVVTPDEMCAAYGADTFRVYEMSMGPLEVSRPWETRAVVGSFRFLQRVWRAIVDERSGASRVVDVPADEATRRLLHRIVDGVRGDMEAMRFNTTIAKLIELTNALTRLPETPREVAEPLVLMLAPFAPHVAEELWRRMGHETSLTYADFPVADPALLVAESVTYPVQVNGKVRGRIEVPADAGQETVRAAALEAVAASLAGKEPRKVIVVPGRMVSVVA from the coding sequence ATGACTGAGGCAGCCGCACCGGCCAGCGACATTCCCCCCTTCCGCTACACCGCGGACCTGGCCGACGAGATCGAGCGCCGTTGGCAGGACACCTGGGAACGCGAGGGCACCTTCCACGCTCCCAACCCGACCGGCCCGCTGGCCGACCCCGAGCATCCGCGGGCGGGAGCGGAGAAGCTGTACGTACTGGACATGTTCCCGTACCCGTCGGGCGCTGGCCTGCACGTCGGCCACCCGCTGGGCTACATCGGCACCGACTGCTTCGCCCGCTATCAGCGGATGGCCGGGCGGAACGTGCTGCACGCGATGGGCTTCGACGCCTTCGGGCTCCCCGCTGAGCAGTACGCGGTGCAGACCGGCACCCACCCGCGTACCACCACCGAGGCGAACATCGCCCGGTACAAGGCACAGCTGCGCCGGCTGGGGCTGGCCCACGACGAACGCCGCTCGGTGGCCACCATCGACGCCGACTTCTACCGCTGGACCCAGTGGGTCTTCCTGCAGATCTACAACGCCTGGTATGACAGCTCGGCGAAGCGGGCCCGCCCGATCGCCGAACTGGTCGCCGAGTTCTCCGGTGGTTCCCGGCGCACCCCGGACGGGCGACCGTGGGGCGAGCTGACCGACGCCGAGCGGCGGGCCGTTGTTGACCAGCACCGGCTGGCGTACGTCTCGCAGGCACCGGTCAACTGGTGCCCGGGACTGGGCACGGTGCTGGCCAACGAGGAGGTCACCGCCGACGGCCGCTCCGAGCGGGGGAACTTCCCGGTCTTCAAGCGGAACCTGAAGCAGTGGATGATGCGGATCACCGCGTACGGTGACCGGCTGCTGGACGACCTGGAGAAGCTGGACTGGCCCGAGCCGATCAAGCTGATGCAGCGGAACTGGATCGGCCGCTCCACCGGCGCGCACATCGAGTTCCCCACCTCGGCCCCGGATTCGGATGCGGAGGGCGAGCCGCGGATCAGCGTCTTCACCACCCGGCCGGACACGATCTTCGGCGCCACCTACCTGGTGCTGGCGCCCGAGCATGACCTGGTCGACACCCTGGTACCGACGGCCTGGCCGGCGGGGGTTCCCCAGGCCTGGACCGGCGGGCAGGCCAGTCCACGGGAGGCGGTGGCGGGCTACCGCAAGGTGGCCGCGGCGAAGACCGACCTCGAGCGGCAGGCCGAGACGAAGGAGAAGACCGGCGTCTTCATCGGGTCGTACGCCACCAACCCGGTCACCGGGGCCCAGATTCCGATCTTCATCGCCGACTACGTGCTGGCTGGCTACGGGACCGGCGCGATCATGGCGGTGCCTGGTCAGGACGAGCGGGACTGGGCCTTCGCCGAGGTGTTCGACCTGCCCATCGTCCGCACCGTCCAGCCGGCGGAGGGCTTTGCCGGTAAGGCGTACACCGGTGACGGCCTGGCCATCAACAGCGCCACGCCCGAACGCGGCCTGGACCTGAACGGCCTGGGCGTCGCCGAGGCCAAGGCCCGGACCATCGCCTGGCTGGAGGCGGGCGGCCACGGCTCGGGCGCGGTGACCTACCGGCTGCGGGACTGGCTGTTCAGCCGGCAGCGGTACTGGGGTGAGCCGTTCCCGATCGTGTACGACGAGACCGGCGCCGCCATCGCCCTGCCGGAGGAACTGCTGCCGGTCGAGCTGCCCGAGGTGGATGACTTCGCGCCCCGCACCTTCGATCCCTCGGACGCGGAGTCGAACCCGGAGACCCCGCTGTCGCGACGGCGGGACTGGGTCGAGGTGGAGCTGGACCTGGGCGACGGTCCGAAGCGCTACACCCGGGAGACCAACGTGATGCCGCAGTGGGCCGGCTCCTGCTGGTACGAGCTGCGGTACCTGGATCCGACCAACGGCGACCGCTTCGTCGACCCGGAGGCCGAGCGGTACTGGATGGGCCCACGCGGCGAGGGCGACTGCGGGGGCACCGACCTGTACGTCGGCGGTGCCGAGCATGCCGTACTGCACCTGCTCTATGCGCGGTTCTGGCACAAGGTGCTGTACGACCTGGGGCACGTGTCGAGCTTCGAGCCGTTCCGCAAGCTGTTCAACCAGGGCTACATCCAGGCATACGCGTACACCGACGCGCGCGGGGCATACGTGCCGGCGGAGGAGGTCGTCGAGCGCTCCGGCACCTACTACCTGGGTGATGTCCAGGTCAACCGCGAGTACGGCAAGATGGGCAAGTCCCTGCGGAACGTGGTGACACCGGACGAGATGTGCGCCGCGTACGGGGCGGACACGTTCCGGGTGTACGAGATGTCGATGGGCCCGCTGGAGGTCTCCCGTCCCTGGGAGACGCGGGCGGTGGTGGGATCGTTCCGGTTCCTGCAGCGGGTCTGGCGGGCGATCGTGGACGAACGCAGCGGCGCGTCCCGCGTGGTGGACGTGCCGGCCGACGAGGCGACCCGCCGACTGCTGCACCGGATCGTGGACGGGGTCCGGGGCGACATGGAAGCGATGCGGTTCAACACCACGATCGCGAAGCTGATCGAGCTGACCAACGCACTGACCCGGCTGCCGGAGACGCCGCGTGAGGTGGCCGAACCGCTGGTGCTGATGCTGGCGCCGTTCGCTCCGCACGTCGCCGAGGAGCTGTGGCGCCGGATGGGCCACGAGACGTCGTTGACCTACGCGGACTTCCCGGTCGCGGACCCGGCCCTGCTGGTGGCCGAGTCGGTGACCTACCCGGTGCAGGTCAACGGCAAGGTGCGGGGTCGGATCGAGGTGCCGGCCGACGCTGGGCAGGAGACCGTCCGCGCGGCGGCGCTGGAGGCGGTCGCCGCCTCGCTGGCCGGCAAGGAACCCCGCAAGGTCATCGTGGTCCCCGGCCGAATGGTCTCCGTGGTGGCCTGA
- the mnhG gene encoding monovalent cation/H(+) antiporter subunit G, giving the protein MIRMLVASTLLVIGVGLIVISSLGLIRLPDVYNRMNAVAKSGSLGLICVLLAVLLLLPDPRTVLVGLVAIGLQLVSAPVGGYALARAAYRAGSPLTDSTRYDELGGRVPAVRRRAGRG; this is encoded by the coding sequence ATGATCCGGATGCTGGTCGCCTCCACGCTGCTGGTCATCGGCGTCGGCCTGATCGTGATCAGCTCTCTCGGGTTGATCCGGCTGCCCGATGTCTACAACCGGATGAACGCCGTCGCGAAGTCCGGCAGTCTGGGCCTGATCTGCGTCCTGCTGGCGGTGTTGCTGTTGCTGCCCGACCCCCGGACGGTGCTGGTGGGCCTGGTCGCCATCGGGCTGCAACTCGTCTCGGCGCCGGTTGGCGGCTACGCCCTGGCCCGGGCGGCCTACCGGGCGGGTAGTCCGCTGACTGACAGCACGCGCTACGACGAACTCGGCGGGCGGGTCCCAGCGGTGCGCCGGCGAGCGGGCCGGGGGTGA
- a CDS encoding monovalent cation/H+ antiporter complex subunit F, with translation MLLLDVVLVVLALSMTVVLGRLIVGPTDADRAAALDHGFFVFLAAVAVLAVRLDEPGLLDLVLTGTLVSFLATVALARLVHRRRP, from the coding sequence ATGCTTCTGCTCGACGTGGTGCTGGTGGTGCTCGCCCTGTCGATGACCGTGGTACTCGGCCGGCTGATCGTCGGCCCCACGGACGCCGACCGCGCCGCGGCGCTCGACCACGGATTCTTCGTGTTCCTGGCGGCGGTGGCGGTGTTGGCGGTTCGGTTGGACGAGCCCGGATTGCTGGACCTGGTCCTCACCGGCACCCTGGTCAGCTTCTTGGCCACGGTCGCGTTGGCCCGCCTGGTGCATCGGCGGCGGCCATGA
- a CDS encoding Na+/H+ antiporter subunit E, with translation MSGVVRRAAVRATRIAGFLAWFAGRLVQANLMVAREIVTPGLGLQPAVVRVPLRARTDTEVALLTLFVTLTPGTLTLAVRRDPRVMWVHGMYAADATAFRRTVAELEGRLLAAVRPVGGGGRTAGEGGG, from the coding sequence ATGAGTGGCGTGGTGCGGCGGGCCGCGGTGCGGGCGACGCGGATCGCGGGGTTCCTGGCCTGGTTCGCGGGTCGGCTGGTGCAGGCGAACCTGATGGTGGCCCGGGAGATCGTCACTCCGGGACTGGGGCTGCAGCCCGCGGTGGTTCGGGTTCCGCTGCGTGCCCGGACCGACACCGAGGTGGCCCTGCTCACGCTCTTCGTCACCCTGACCCCGGGCACCCTCACGCTGGCGGTGCGGCGGGACCCGCGGGTGATGTGGGTGCACGGCATGTACGCCGCGGACGCGACGGCCTTCCGCCGCACCGTGGCGGAGCTGGAGGGGCGGCTGTTGGCTGCCGTCCGACCGGTCGGCGGAGGCGGCCGGACCGCTGGCGAGGGAGGTGGGTGA
- a CDS encoding monovalent cation/H+ antiporter subunit D family protein, which produces MGRGAAVSVLLIVPVVGPLLAAAVLFAVPDRLVLRRVVALLATAAVIAVGVVLLVVTSDGEVPVLRVGGWPPVVAITLAADPLSALLVTVSAIVVLACLVAAAGTGDDRRQAFLPLTMVLSAGAYGAYLTTDLFNLFVLVEVTLVPSYVLLALSGGPGRAGAGRVYIATNLLGSTILLAGVGLLYGVAGTVGLGDLAGVAREVPAAAVAGGVVLLAFALKGALVPLHDWLPRAYPVASPVVVALFSGLLTKVGLYAIIRIYAVLYGGDPAYHPLLVAAALASMVIGVLGAIGVGSMRKVLAFHMVSQIGYVLLGLALFTAASLAAAVFYLAQYVLVKAALFLCAAAVRATRGTDRLSRLGGLASSSPLLALAFGVAALSLAGLPPFGGFLAKFLVLRAANEVGDWLVLTVAVLVSLVTLLSMLKIWGVVFWGEVPRAARERTARPGAALLGPPLALGVCALLLGPLGGPLLQVADAAAAGLLEPAGYVRAVSGR; this is translated from the coding sequence GTGGGACGGGGGGCCGCGGTGAGCGTCCTGCTGATTGTTCCGGTGGTGGGTCCGTTACTCGCCGCCGCCGTGCTGTTCGCTGTCCCGGACCGGCTGGTGCTGCGCCGGGTGGTGGCGCTGCTCGCCACGGCGGCCGTCATTGCGGTGGGTGTCGTCCTGCTGGTGGTGACGTCCGACGGCGAGGTCCCGGTGCTCCGGGTCGGCGGCTGGCCGCCGGTTGTCGCGATCACCTTGGCGGCCGACCCACTGAGCGCGTTGCTGGTCACGGTCTCGGCGATCGTGGTGCTGGCCTGCCTGGTGGCCGCCGCCGGGACCGGGGACGACCGCCGACAGGCCTTCCTGCCGTTGACGATGGTGCTGTCGGCGGGCGCATACGGCGCCTACCTCACCACCGATCTGTTCAACCTGTTCGTGCTGGTCGAGGTCACGCTTGTCCCGTCCTACGTGTTGTTGGCACTCTCCGGCGGCCCGGGGCGCGCCGGCGCGGGCCGGGTGTACATCGCCACCAATCTGCTCGGCTCCACGATCCTGCTCGCCGGCGTCGGACTGCTCTACGGGGTCGCCGGCACGGTCGGGCTCGGGGACCTCGCCGGCGTGGCCCGTGAGGTCCCCGCCGCCGCGGTCGCCGGCGGTGTCGTGCTGCTGGCGTTCGCGCTCAAGGGCGCGCTCGTGCCGCTGCACGACTGGCTGCCGCGCGCCTACCCGGTCGCGTCACCGGTGGTTGTCGCGCTCTTCTCCGGTCTGCTCACCAAGGTGGGGCTGTACGCGATCATCCGGATCTACGCCGTGTTGTACGGCGGTGACCCGGCATACCATCCGTTGTTGGTGGCGGCGGCGCTGGCGTCCATGGTGATCGGGGTCCTCGGCGCGATCGGCGTCGGTTCGATGCGGAAGGTGCTGGCCTTCCACATGGTGAGCCAGATCGGGTACGTGCTGCTTGGGCTGGCCCTGTTCACCGCCGCGAGTCTCGCCGCCGCCGTCTTCTACCTGGCCCAGTACGTGCTGGTGAAGGCGGCGCTGTTCTTGTGCGCGGCGGCGGTGCGGGCCACCCGCGGCACCGACCGGTTGAGCCGGCTGGGTGGGCTGGCCTCATCCAGCCCGCTGCTCGCGTTGGCCTTCGGCGTCGCTGCTCTGTCGCTGGCCGGTCTGCCTCCGTTCGGCGGGTTCCTCGCCAAGTTCCTGGTGCTGCGGGCCGCCAACGAGGTCGGTGATTGGCTCGTGCTGACGGTGGCGGTGTTGGTCAGCCTGGTGACGCTGCTGTCGATGCTGAAGATCTGGGGGGTCGTGTTCTGGGGTGAGGTGCCGCGGGCGGCCCGGGAGCGGACCGCCCGCCCCGGCGCGGCGCTGCTCGGACCGCCGTTGGCGCTCGGCGTGTGCGCGCTGCTGCTCGGGCCGTTGGGCGGGCCGCTGTTGCAGGTGGCCGACGCCGCCGCGGCGGGGCTACTGGAGCCGGCGGGGTATGTGCGGGCGGTGAGCGGACGATGA
- a CDS encoding sodium:proton antiporter: MSGPLIVGVLVAAGVFLLLRPGQLRLVLGFVLLGHAVNVLLLAAGGLHRREPPVDGGGPESADPLPQAFILTAIVITFGITVYLLRLLRRAARRGSRPPETWDGGPR, translated from the coding sequence ATGAGCGGGCCGCTGATCGTCGGCGTGCTGGTCGCGGCCGGCGTCTTCCTCCTGCTCCGCCCCGGGCAGCTGCGGTTGGTGCTCGGCTTCGTGCTGCTCGGGCACGCGGTGAACGTGCTCCTGCTGGCCGCCGGCGGGCTGCACCGGCGGGAGCCGCCGGTAGACGGCGGGGGCCCGGAGAGCGCCGACCCGCTGCCCCAGGCCTTCATCCTGACCGCCATTGTGATCACCTTCGGCATCACCGTCTACCTGCTACGGCTGCTGCGCCGCGCCGCTCGGCGGGGGAGTCGACCACCGGAGACGTGGGACGGGGGGCCGCGGTGA
- the mbhE gene encoding hydrogen gas-evolving membrane-bound hydrogenase subunit E, which produces MILAVVLGGQFLLAAVAPVLTWWLGRNAGYALAVGYLVGAGLLFSQRPLLLADQAVTLSWPWLPSLGVFAELRMDALSLIFALLVLAVGAFVMAYCPRYLSPDSRHTRVYVTMTLFAAAMLGLVLADDLLLLFVFWELSSILSFVLIGQGGRPQARGPAIQALFVTTTGGVALLVAVVVLSASLGTSDLDEILADPGRLATGPAWAAGALVIFAAITKSAQVPFHFWLPGAMVALTPVSAYLHAATLVKAGIYLLMRFSALFGGQWPWDLTLIGLGLITAVVGALLALRQHDLKALLAYSTVSQLGLLVSVIGVGTPASDAAAILYTIAHALFKATLFMLVGIIDRQAGSRDIRALTGLWRAMPITVTLTVLAAMSLAGLPPTIGFVGKEAIFEALTTVHELPWLGWVAAGLAVLAAALTFAYAARLVHGVLSGPIRQRELHEPAWSFLAPAAVAAVLATALGPAVAVLSPMVERAASDARPQGQPPYLAFWHGFTPALGLSALTVLLGMLLFWYRRRTDPVLAAIPTTSPFTGYLERWRRALLRIGAFVARPAQVTAPAPYLARPLLAVVALAAVAVLLLGPLPAGHPDATRRGDWLVLGLLLVALAGLVTTRSALAAVALTGAVGLILAAWFLTTGAPDVALTLMLVEVLTTVVVMLALRGRPGRLVAPGRRAGIVAGAGLAVLAGLAAMAATAVLTGRRDLSPAGDWYLREASSATGGENLVNTILVDFRALDTLGEAVVLAVVAVGLIGLARPDDAVRRRPDAVRHSVDPVLELAYRVLAPVMLAASAVLFLRGHQELGGGFIAALLAGTAVGLGHLAHPAGAPLLGRLRGAPLLTVGLLLALVAGFAPLAVGRVFLTPVKLTLPGVGSVSSALLFDLGVYLMVLALVVAAVRRLDSAPAGPAPGPIREQAQ; this is translated from the coding sequence ATGATTCTCGCTGTCGTTCTCGGCGGGCAGTTCCTCCTCGCCGCCGTAGCGCCGGTTCTGACCTGGTGGTTGGGGCGCAACGCCGGCTACGCGCTCGCCGTGGGCTACCTGGTCGGGGCGGGTCTGCTCTTCTCCCAGCGCCCGCTACTCCTCGCCGATCAGGCGGTCACCCTCTCCTGGCCGTGGCTGCCGTCGCTGGGGGTCTTCGCGGAACTGCGGATGGACGCACTCAGTCTCATCTTCGCCCTGCTGGTGCTGGCGGTGGGTGCGTTCGTCATGGCGTACTGTCCGCGCTATCTGAGCCCGGACAGCCGGCACACCCGGGTGTACGTGACGATGACCCTCTTCGCCGCCGCGATGCTGGGTCTGGTGCTCGCCGACGACCTGCTGCTGCTGTTCGTCTTCTGGGAGCTGTCCAGCATCCTGTCGTTCGTCCTCATCGGGCAGGGTGGCCGCCCGCAGGCCCGCGGGCCGGCGATCCAGGCCCTCTTCGTCACCACCACCGGTGGCGTGGCACTGCTGGTGGCGGTGGTGGTGCTCAGTGCGAGTCTCGGCACCAGCGACCTCGACGAGATCCTGGCCGACCCGGGCCGGCTGGCGACCGGACCCGCCTGGGCGGCGGGTGCCCTGGTGATCTTCGCGGCCATCACGAAGTCGGCGCAGGTGCCGTTCCACTTCTGGCTGCCCGGCGCCATGGTCGCCCTCACCCCGGTCAGCGCCTACCTGCACGCCGCCACGCTGGTAAAGGCGGGGATCTACCTGCTGATGCGCTTCTCGGCGCTCTTTGGTGGTCAGTGGCCGTGGGACCTCACGCTGATCGGCCTCGGGTTGATCACCGCGGTCGTCGGCGCGCTGTTGGCGCTTCGCCAACACGACCTCAAGGCGTTGCTCGCGTACTCCACGGTGAGCCAACTCGGCCTGCTGGTCAGCGTCATCGGCGTCGGCACGCCTGCTTCGGACGCGGCGGCGATCCTTTACACGATCGCGCACGCCCTGTTCAAGGCAACGCTGTTCATGCTGGTCGGAATCATCGATCGCCAGGCGGGCAGCCGGGATATCCGGGCCCTGACCGGGCTGTGGCGGGCGATGCCGATCACCGTGACGCTCACCGTGCTGGCGGCCATGTCGTTGGCCGGCCTGCCACCGACGATCGGCTTTGTCGGGAAAGAGGCGATCTTTGAGGCACTCACCACGGTGCACGAGCTGCCCTGGCTCGGGTGGGTGGCCGCCGGCCTGGCGGTGCTTGCCGCGGCACTGACCTTCGCGTACGCGGCGCGGCTGGTCCATGGTGTCCTCTCCGGCCCGATCCGGCAGCGTGAGCTGCACGAACCAGCCTGGTCGTTCCTTGCTCCGGCAGCCGTCGCGGCAGTCCTCGCCACCGCCCTCGGTCCGGCCGTCGCCGTCCTCAGCCCAATGGTGGAGCGGGCCGCCAGCGATGCCCGGCCCCAGGGACAGCCGCCCTACCTGGCCTTCTGGCACGGCTTTACGCCGGCGCTCGGGCTCTCCGCGCTCACCGTCCTGCTCGGGATGCTGCTGTTCTGGTACCGGCGCCGGACCGACCCGGTACTCGCGGCGATACCGACCACTTCGCCGTTCACCGGCTACCTCGAGCGATGGCGGCGTGCGTTACTGCGCATCGGGGCATTCGTGGCCCGACCCGCCCAGGTCACGGCTCCCGCTCCCTACCTGGCCCGGCCGCTGCTCGCCGTGGTGGCGCTGGCGGCGGTCGCCGTGCTGCTTCTCGGTCCGCTGCCCGCCGGTCATCCGGATGCCACCCGGCGGGGGGACTGGCTCGTGCTCGGGCTGCTGCTGGTCGCCCTCGCCGGCCTGGTCACCACCCGCTCGGCGCTCGCGGCGGTCGCGCTGACCGGCGCGGTCGGCCTGATCCTGGCAGCCTGGTTCCTCACCACGGGCGCACCGGACGTGGCGCTCACCCTGATGCTGGTCGAGGTGCTCACCACGGTGGTGGTCATGCTGGCCCTACGGGGTCGGCCCGGCCGGCTGGTCGCGCCGGGCCGTCGGGCGGGGATCGTTGCCGGTGCCGGCCTGGCGGTACTCGCCGGGCTGGCGGCGATGGCGGCGACGGCGGTGTTGACCGGTCGTCGCGACCTGTCGCCCGCCGGCGACTGGTACCTGCGGGAGGCGTCCTCGGCCACCGGTGGGGAAAACCTGGTCAACACCATCCTCGTCGATTTCCGGGCCCTGGACACCCTCGGTGAGGCCGTCGTGCTCGCGGTGGTCGCGGTCGGGCTGATCGGGCTCGCCCGACCGGACGACGCTGTACGGCGTCGTCCCGACGCCGTACGGCACTCCGTTGATCCGGTGCTCGAGCTGGCATACCGCGTACTGGCTCCGGTCATGCTTGCCGCGTCCGCGGTGTTGTTCCTCCGTGGCCACCAGGAGCTCGGGGGCGGGTTTATCGCTGCGCTGCTCGCCGGTACCGCGGTCGGACTCGGCCATCTGGCGCACCCCGCGGGAGCGCCGCTGCTGGGCCGCCTCCGCGGAGCGCCGCTGCTCACCGTCGGCCTGCTCCTGGCGCTCGTCGCGGGCTTTGCTCCGCTGGCCGTGGGCAGAGTCTTCCTGACCCCGGTCAAGCTCACCCTGCCCGGCGTCGGATCGGTGTCGTCGGCTCTCCTGTTCGACCTGGGTGTGTACCTGATGGTTCTGGCCCTGGTCGTGGCGGCGGTCCGTCGGTTGGACAGCGCGCCCGCTGGCCCTGCACCCGGTCCGATTCGGGAGCAGGCCCAATGA
- a CDS encoding AAA family ATPase gives MTQQTRDEVGGLLPHDEFRAVGDAIVANIEQVIEGKTATVQLALAVLLAEGHLLIEDVPGVGKTKLAKALARSIDCSVRRIQFTPDLLPSDVTGVSVYNQETHDFEFRPGAVFANLVVGDEINRASPKTQSALLECMEERQVTVDGVTYPLQPPFMVVATQNPIEMEGTYPLPEAQRDRFTARIAMGYPDAGAELAMLDGHGATDPLESLRPVSDASTVSRLITHVRQIHVADAVKQYAVELVTATREAPDLRLGASPRATLQLLRTARAVAALEGRDYVLPDDLQVLAVPVLAHRIIPTADAQLARRTTDTIVSDLVHRLPLPQERRRSSYDTRPAANSGRAPYEPRRA, from the coding sequence GTGACACAACAGACCCGGGACGAGGTGGGCGGTCTGCTGCCACACGATGAGTTCCGCGCCGTCGGTGACGCCATCGTGGCAAACATCGAACAGGTCATCGAAGGTAAGACCGCCACCGTGCAGCTCGCCCTCGCCGTTCTGCTCGCCGAGGGCCACCTGCTCATCGAGGACGTCCCCGGGGTCGGCAAGACCAAGCTGGCCAAGGCACTGGCGCGCTCGATCGACTGCTCGGTACGCCGCATCCAGTTCACCCCCGACCTGCTACCCAGCGATGTCACCGGGGTCAGCGTCTACAACCAGGAGACGCACGACTTCGAGTTCCGCCCCGGCGCTGTCTTCGCCAACCTGGTGGTCGGCGACGAGATCAACCGAGCCTCGCCGAAGACCCAGTCAGCGCTGTTGGAGTGCATGGAGGAGCGGCAGGTCACCGTGGACGGCGTGACCTACCCGCTACAGCCGCCGTTCATGGTGGTCGCCACCCAGAACCCGATCGAGATGGAGGGCACCTACCCGCTGCCGGAGGCCCAGCGTGACCGCTTCACCGCCCGGATCGCGATGGGGTACCCGGACGCCGGCGCCGAGTTGGCGATGCTCGACGGGCATGGTGCCACCGACCCACTCGAGTCGCTGCGACCGGTCTCCGACGCCAGCACCGTCAGTCGACTCATCACCCACGTCCGGCAGATACACGTCGCCGACGCCGTGAAGCAGTACGCGGTGGAACTGGTCACCGCCACCCGAGAGGCTCCCGACCTGCGCCTCGGCGCGTCGCCCCGAGCGACCCTCCAGTTGCTGCGCACCGCCCGTGCGGTCGCCGCGCTCGAGGGGCGCGACTACGTCCTCCCCGACGATCTACAGGTGCTGGCCGTACCCGTGCTGGCGCACCGGATCATCCCGACCGCCGACGCCCAGCTGGCCCGACGCACCACCGACACGATCGTCTCCGATCTGGTGCACCGGCTGCCGCTGCCGCAGGAGCGCCGGCGCTCGTCGTACGACACCCGGCCCGCCGCCAACAGCGGCCGTGCCCCGTACGAGCCGCGGAGGGCGTGA
- a CDS encoding DUF58 domain-containing protein yields the protein MRDGLRGLTTRGRSFLAAAVAAGISAAILGERDLLRVAVLLAALPLLAALYVGRSQYKLACNRSLEPERVPASASSRVVLRLQNLSRLPTGTLLLEDRLPYALGSRPRVVLDRLGAQQASSVTYTVRADVRGRYKVGPLVVRMTDPFGLCELTRAFPSTDQLTVVPKVTPLPTVRLPSEYAGSGDSRARSVAVHGEDDAATREYRLGDDLRRVHWKSTARTGELMVRREEQPWESRATVLLDTRAYGHHGDGPTASFEWAVSAAASITVHLRRNGYRLRLLTGSGANIDATEATGDGLLLDSLADARLDQRTEIATLVREVRQHAAGGLIIGLFGMLSTVEAELLAALRGNGATCVAFLQNSSTWLTLPSHDRTEADDAHAAAALALVRSGWRVIGVDHGSRLPVLWPQAGRGSQGFAVRAASAETVASRR from the coding sequence GTGCGCGACGGGCTGCGCGGGCTGACCACCCGGGGCCGGTCCTTCCTCGCCGCAGCGGTCGCGGCGGGGATCTCGGCCGCCATCCTTGGGGAGCGGGACCTGCTCCGGGTGGCGGTGTTGCTCGCAGCCTTGCCGCTGCTGGCAGCGCTCTACGTCGGCCGCAGCCAGTACAAGCTGGCCTGCAATCGGTCGCTGGAGCCAGAGCGTGTACCCGCCAGTGCCAGCTCCCGGGTGGTGCTGCGCCTACAGAACCTGTCCCGCCTGCCCACCGGCACGCTCCTGTTGGAAGACCGGCTGCCGTACGCACTGGGCAGCCGGCCCCGGGTTGTGTTGGACCGGCTCGGCGCGCAGCAGGCCAGCTCGGTGACGTACACGGTGCGGGCCGACGTACGCGGCCGATACAAGGTCGGCCCACTGGTGGTCCGGATGACCGACCCGTTCGGTCTGTGTGAGCTGACCCGGGCCTTCCCCAGCACCGACCAGTTGACGGTGGTCCCGAAGGTCACGCCCCTGCCCACGGTCCGGCTTCCCAGCGAGTACGCGGGCAGCGGCGACAGCCGGGCCCGGTCGGTCGCGGTGCACGGCGAGGATGATGCGGCGACCCGGGAGTACCGGTTGGGCGACGACCTACGGCGGGTGCACTGGAAGTCAACCGCGCGCACCGGTGAGCTGATGGTCCGCCGCGAGGAGCAGCCCTGGGAGAGCCGCGCGACCGTGCTGCTGGACACCCGGGCGTACGGGCACCACGGTGACGGACCGACGGCCAGCTTCGAGTGGGCGGTCTCCGCCGCCGCGAGCATCACCGTGCACCTGCGGCGAAACGGCTACCGCCTACGGCTGCTCACCGGCTCCGGTGCGAACATCGACGCGACGGAGGCGACCGGGGACGGGCTCCTCCTGGACAGCCTCGCCGACGCGCGCCTCGACCAACGGACTGAGATCGCCACGCTGGTCCGGGAGGTCCGGCAACACGCCGCCGGCGGTCTGATCATCGGCCTGTTCGGGATGCTCAGCACCGTTGAGGCCGAGCTACTGGCCGCCCTGCGCGGCAACGGCGCCACGTGCGTGGCGTTTCTCCAGAACAGCTCCACCTGGCTCACCCTGCCATCCCACGACCGAACCGAGGCCGACGACGCACACGCCGCCGCCGCGCTCGCGCTGGTGCGAAGTGGCTGGCGAGTGATCGGCGTAGACCACGGCTCCCGGTTGCCGGTTCTCTGGCCGCAGGCCGGGCGGGGCTCGCAGGGCTTCGCTGTCCGGGCCGCGTCGGCCGAGACCGTGGCGAGCAGACGATGA